One window of Kosakonia cowanii JCM 10956 = DSM 18146 genomic DNA carries:
- the pheS gene encoding phenylalanine--tRNA ligase subunit alpha, with protein sequence MSHLAELVASAKAAINDASDVAALDNVRVEYLGKKGHLTLQMTTLRELPPEERPAAGAVINEAKEQVQQALNARKNDLESAALNARLAAETIDVSLPGRRIENGGLHPVTRTIDRIESFFGELGFTVATGPEIEDDYHNFDALNIPGHHPARADHDTFWFDATRLLRTQTSGVQIRTMEHQQPPIRIIAPGRVYRNDYDQTHTPMFHQMEGLIVDKNISFTNLKGTLHDFLRNFFEEDLQIRFRPSYFPFTEPSAEVDVMGKNGKWLEVLGCGMVHPNVLRNVGIDPEIYSGFAFGMGMERLTMLRYGVTDLRAFFENDLRFLKQFK encoded by the coding sequence ATGTCACATCTCGCAGAGCTGGTTGCCAGTGCGAAGGCAGCCATTAACGATGCCTCAGATGTCGCCGCACTGGACAACGTACGCGTCGAATATTTGGGTAAGAAAGGTCATCTGACCCTTCAGATGACCACCCTGCGTGAGCTGCCGCCAGAAGAGCGCCCGGCTGCCGGAGCGGTAATCAACGAAGCGAAAGAGCAGGTTCAGCAAGCGCTGAACGCGCGCAAAAACGATCTCGAAAGCGCTGCGCTGAATGCCCGCCTCGCCGCAGAGACCATCGATGTCTCCCTGCCGGGCCGTCGTATTGAAAATGGCGGTCTGCACCCGGTGACGCGTACCATCGATCGCATCGAGAGCTTCTTTGGCGAGCTGGGCTTTACCGTCGCTACCGGGCCGGAGATCGAAGACGATTACCACAACTTTGACGCGCTGAACATTCCGGGTCACCACCCGGCGCGTGCCGATCACGACACCTTCTGGTTCGACGCCACGCGCCTGCTGCGTACGCAGACCTCAGGCGTGCAGATCCGCACCATGGAGCACCAGCAGCCGCCGATCCGCATTATTGCCCCGGGCCGCGTCTACCGTAACGACTACGATCAGACCCACACTCCGATGTTCCATCAGATGGAAGGGCTGATCGTTGATAAAAACATCAGCTTTACCAACCTGAAAGGGACGCTGCACGACTTCCTGCGTAACTTCTTTGAAGAGGATCTGCAAATCCGCTTCCGTCCCTCCTACTTCCCGTTCACCGAACCTTCCGCCGAAGTGGATGTGATGGGCAAAAACGGTAAATGGCTGGAAGTGCTGGGTTGCGGCATGGTTCACCCGAATGTGCTGCGTAACGTTGGCATCGACCCGGAAATCTACTCCGGCTTCGCGTTTGGCATGGGGATGGAGCGTCTCACCATGCTGCGCTACGGTGTGACAGATCTGCGCGCATTCTTCGAAAACGATTTGCGTTTCCTCAAACAGTTTAAATAA
- the pheT gene encoding phenylalanine--tRNA ligase subunit beta, with amino-acid sequence MKFSELWLREWVNPAVDSEALSGQITMAGLEVDGVEPVAGAFHGVVVGEVMECAQHPNADKLRVTKVNVGGDRLLDIVCGAPNCRLGLKVAVATVGAVLPGDFKIKAAKLRGEPSEGMLCSFSELGISDDHNGIIELPADAPIGTDIREYLKLDDNTIEISVTPNRADCLGIIGVARDVAVLNKSPLNEPEIAPVAATINDTLPIAVEAKEACPRYLGRLVKGINVSAPTPLWMKEKLRRCGIRSIDAVVDVTNYVLLELGQPMHAFDSDRLEGGIVVRMAKESETLVLLDGNEAKLSTDTLVIADQKNALAMGGIFGGEHSGVNSETKNVLLECAFFNPLSITGRARRHGLHTDASHRYERGVDPQLQYKAMERATRLLLDICGGEAGPVIDVTNEASLPKRATIRLRRSKLDRLIGHHIADEQVSDILTRLGCEVTAGQDEWLAVAPSWRFDMEIEEDLVEEVARVYGYNNIPDEPVQAGLIMGEHREANLSLKRVKTMLNDKGYQEVITYSFVDPKLQQLIHPGEEALVLPSPISSEMSVMRLSLWTGLLGTIVYNQNRQQSRVRIFETGLRFVPDTQANLGIRQDVMLAGAICGNRYEEHWDLAKNSVDFFDLKGDLESVLELTGKTGAIEFRAETNPALHPGQSAAIYLKDKRIGFIGVVHPELERKLDLNGRTLVFELEWNALADRAVPQAQEISRFPANRRDIAVVVNENVPAADVLAECKKVGANQVVGVNLFDVYRGKGVVEGSKSLAISLILQDTGRTLEEEEIAATVARCVEALKERFQASLRD; translated from the coding sequence ATGAAATTCAGTGAACTGTGGTTACGCGAATGGGTGAACCCAGCGGTTGATAGCGAAGCGCTCTCCGGGCAGATCACCATGGCCGGCCTGGAAGTGGACGGCGTTGAACCGGTAGCCGGTGCGTTTCATGGTGTAGTGGTTGGCGAAGTGATGGAGTGCGCTCAGCACCCGAACGCCGACAAACTGCGCGTAACAAAAGTGAATGTGGGCGGCGATCGCCTGCTGGATATCGTCTGCGGCGCGCCAAACTGCCGTCTCGGTCTCAAAGTGGCCGTAGCGACCGTCGGCGCGGTATTGCCGGGCGATTTCAAAATTAAAGCGGCGAAACTGCGCGGCGAACCCTCTGAAGGGATGCTCTGCTCCTTCTCCGAACTCGGTATTTCCGACGATCACAACGGCATTATTGAACTGCCGGCAGATGCGCCGATCGGCACTGATATTCGTGAATACCTGAAGCTTGACGACAACACTATCGAAATCAGCGTCACGCCAAACCGCGCCGACTGCCTGGGCATTATCGGTGTTGCTCGCGACGTTGCGGTGTTGAATAAATCCCCGCTGAACGAGCCAGAAATCGCGCCGGTTGCTGCCACCATTAACGATACGTTGCCGATCGCTGTGGAAGCGAAAGAGGCCTGTCCGCGCTACCTGGGCCGACTGGTCAAAGGTATCAACGTCAGCGCGCCGACGCCGCTGTGGATGAAAGAGAAGCTGCGTCGCTGCGGCATTCGTTCAATCGATGCGGTAGTCGATGTCACTAACTATGTTCTGCTTGAGCTCGGCCAGCCGATGCACGCTTTTGACAGCGATCGCCTGGAAGGCGGCATCGTGGTGCGTATGGCGAAAGAGAGCGAAACGCTGGTGCTGCTCGACGGCAACGAAGCGAAGCTGAGCACCGACACGCTGGTCATAGCTGACCAGAAAAACGCGCTGGCAATGGGCGGTATCTTCGGCGGCGAGCATTCAGGTGTAAACAGCGAAACGAAAAACGTTCTGCTGGAGTGTGCTTTCTTCAACCCGCTCTCCATTACCGGTCGCGCGCGTCGTCACGGTCTGCACACTGATGCTTCTCACCGCTACGAGCGCGGCGTCGATCCGCAACTGCAGTATAAAGCGATGGAGCGCGCCACGCGCCTGCTGCTGGATATTTGCGGCGGTGAAGCGGGCCCGGTCATTGACGTGACTAATGAAGCGTCTTTGCCGAAACGCGCCACCATCCGTCTGCGTCGCAGCAAGCTGGATCGCCTGATTGGTCATCACATTGCCGATGAGCAGGTGAGCGATATTCTGACCCGCCTTGGCTGCGAAGTCACCGCAGGCCAGGATGAGTGGCTGGCGGTCGCGCCGAGCTGGCGTTTCGATATGGAGATCGAAGAGGACCTGGTGGAAGAGGTTGCCCGTGTTTACGGTTACAACAATATTCCTGACGAGCCGGTACAGGCCGGGCTGATCATGGGCGAACATCGCGAAGCCAACTTGTCCCTTAAGCGAGTGAAAACTATGCTTAATGACAAAGGCTACCAGGAAGTGATCACCTACAGCTTCGTTGATCCGAAATTGCAGCAGTTGATCCACCCTGGCGAAGAAGCGCTGGTGCTGCCAAGCCCGATCTCCAGCGAAATGTCAGTAATGCGCCTCTCGCTGTGGACCGGTCTGTTGGGCACCATTGTCTACAACCAGAACCGTCAGCAGAGCCGTGTGCGTATTTTCGAAACCGGTCTGCGTTTTGTGCCGGATACCCAGGCGAACCTCGGCATCCGTCAGGATGTGATGCTGGCGGGTGCTATCTGCGGTAACCGTTATGAAGAGCACTGGGACCTGGCGAAAAACAGCGTTGATTTCTTCGATCTGAAAGGCGATCTGGAGTCTGTGCTGGAGCTGACCGGCAAAACAGGCGCTATTGAGTTCCGCGCTGAGACCAATCCGGCGCTGCATCCGGGTCAATCTGCCGCGATTTATCTGAAAGATAAGCGCATTGGCTTTATCGGCGTGGTGCATCCGGAGCTGGAGCGTAAGCTTGATCTGAATGGCCGCACGCTGGTGTTTGAACTGGAGTGGAATGCCCTCGCAGACCGCGCCGTGCCTCAGGCTCAGGAGATTTCTCGCTTCCCGGCGAACCGCCGCGACATCGCTGTTGTGGTCAATGAAAATGTACCCGCAGCAGATGTTTTGGCTGAATGTAAGAAAGTTGGCGCAAATCAGGTAGTTGGCGTAAACTTGTTTGACGTGTACCGCGGTAAGGGCGTCGTGGAAGGGTCGAAAAGCCTTGCCATCAGTCTGATCCTTCAGGATACCGGCCGTACACTCGAAGAAGAGGAGATTGCCGCTACCGTTGCCAGATGTGTAGAGGCATTAAAAGAGCGATTCCAGGCATCATTGAGGGATTGA
- the ihfA gene encoding integration host factor subunit alpha, which produces MALTKAEMSEYLFDKLGLSKRDAKELVELFFEEIRRALENGEQVKLSGFGNFDLRDKNQRPGRNPKTGEDIPITARRVVTFRPGQKLKSRVENASPKAE; this is translated from the coding sequence ATGGCGCTTACAAAAGCTGAAATGTCAGAATATCTGTTTGATAAGCTTGGGCTTAGCAAACGGGATGCAAAAGAGCTGGTAGAGCTGTTTTTCGAAGAGATCCGTCGTGCTCTGGAAAATGGTGAGCAGGTCAAACTCTCCGGCTTCGGCAACTTTGATTTGCGTGACAAGAATCAACGTCCGGGTCGTAATCCAAAAACCGGCGAAGATATTCCCATTACAGCACGGCGCGTGGTGACCTTCAGACCCGGCCAGAAGTTAAAGAGCCGCGTCGAAAACGCTTCGCCCAAAGCTGAATGA